Proteins from a genomic interval of Terriglobia bacterium:
- a CDS encoding endopeptidase: MSSNRPACAAVLVVLICLLATVAHALQPTSTQSDSKARELTKPDLRISTSNVELSEILPQLPNRQEWDAFLARYGADVHVFVDPRSGRPTNILGHFPLLPGDGVRNTRTLDDVSRILGSRVAVVDAEVVGKLVLGFVEENRKALNIDTAQLGKVRATRVTDDLWQVSIGQEVDGIPVRYGRVTATLSHGNLVTLGASTWLDVRTRTLPAVSWQDALETGFARAGGRRAQDRLVKDPALEIVPYAPSEYESGEAFAGPVGKGIGHRLVWSFEFARDPDPERWEALVDAETGELTAFEDKNLYVDQKIVGGAYPLTDTEVCPTPDFCGEMQPGTPMPYADTGLRAPANFTGSGGVFDYTGGNATTTLSGKYIRVLDTCGPLSATALGSVRLGGSNGQHDCVTPGSGGAGNTPASRSAFYELNRIAEQARGWLPDNTWLKGQLTANVNLDQTCNAFYDYVTVNFFKSGGGCRNTGEIAAIFDHEWGHGLDDNDAGGLLSNSSEAYADVAAIYRDQASCVGYGFWSTYATGCPGTSDGTGINANEAQVGTAHCDTDCSGLRDADWAKHVPNTPDTAVGFVCSSCVAGSGPCGRETHCAAAPVRQAAWDLVARDLRGAPFRYDSSTAFLVGNKLFYQGSGNVGAWHACTCKKKTSDGCASDSGYMQWLAADDDDGNLGDGTPHMTAIQAAFNRHGIACGTPTPRNSGCAAGPATAPVVTAIAGDERVSLSWSAVSGASRYWVLRTEGQAGCDFGKVNLTPAGVTGTAYEDTGLLDGRSYAYNVVAVGSSSNCFGPASPCVAATPVASCAPPDPPSLLAPPSGSTGVAVAPTLDWSDVSGALSYDVEVATDPAFDGIVASSEVAGSAWSISPPLDYAVTYYWRARTISACDPGAYGVVSSFTTLPPPPGTASYDPTRGAPRCSTVNPLCDSSVLLRGRDGLGPEANAPNTIAGACADGTSGAFHVEESSDRIRLSTVDAGNLREGKTVRIETTVWADPARYTSDRLDLYHTASVVNPSWVLLGTLAPSSGGAQVLSSEFNLPSGLEQAIRAQFRYGGSPTPCSAGAWDDHDDLVFAVDPGCGVPTVPALASPGNGAIDVPIAALLDWSDSSGSTSYEVQVATDSAFGSLVRSESGLASSAWTVAPALDYSRTYYWRARGVNGCGAGSWSAPLTFTTTAVPVPDFSLHCGPSSLTVPKGQSGAVTCTVSSINGYAKPVTLTVQGVPAKVTYAFAVNPVLPQANGSANSVLTLTVSSSAKTGSYGIFVNGADGVITRSSYLTLTVSTK, translated from the coding sequence ATGTCTTCCAATCGACCCGCTTGCGCGGCCGTGCTCGTCGTTCTCATCTGCCTTCTCGCGACGGTCGCTCACGCGCTCCAGCCGACGAGCACGCAGTCGGACTCGAAAGCGAGAGAGCTGACGAAGCCCGATCTCCGCATCAGCACGAGCAACGTGGAGCTGTCCGAAATCCTCCCGCAACTGCCGAACCGGCAGGAGTGGGACGCTTTCCTCGCTCGGTACGGCGCCGACGTCCACGTCTTCGTCGATCCCCGATCGGGACGGCCGACCAACATCCTCGGGCACTTTCCTCTCCTTCCGGGCGACGGCGTGCGGAACACGCGAACGTTGGACGACGTCTCGCGGATCCTCGGGAGCCGCGTGGCGGTCGTCGACGCCGAGGTCGTCGGGAAGTTGGTTCTCGGGTTCGTAGAGGAGAATCGGAAAGCGCTGAACATCGACACGGCCCAGCTGGGGAAGGTCCGAGCCACGAGGGTCACGGACGATCTCTGGCAGGTCAGCATCGGACAGGAGGTCGACGGCATCCCGGTCCGCTACGGGCGCGTCACCGCGACCCTCAGTCACGGCAACCTGGTCACCCTCGGAGCTTCGACCTGGTTGGACGTGCGCACGCGAACCCTCCCGGCCGTCTCGTGGCAGGACGCACTCGAGACCGGATTCGCACGCGCCGGGGGAAGACGGGCGCAGGATCGGCTCGTCAAGGACCCGGCGCTCGAGATCGTCCCGTACGCGCCGTCCGAGTACGAGTCCGGAGAGGCGTTCGCCGGCCCGGTCGGCAAGGGGATCGGCCACCGCCTGGTCTGGTCGTTCGAATTCGCGAGGGATCCCGATCCGGAGCGGTGGGAGGCGCTGGTGGACGCTGAGACGGGGGAGCTGACCGCGTTCGAGGACAAGAACCTCTACGTCGATCAGAAGATCGTCGGCGGCGCTTATCCGCTCACCGACACCGAGGTCTGTCCCACGCCCGACTTCTGCGGGGAGATGCAGCCGGGCACTCCCATGCCCTACGCCGATACGGGGCTAAGGGCGCCCGCCAATTTCACCGGCAGCGGCGGCGTGTTCGACTACACGGGCGGCAACGCGACCACCACGCTGAGCGGAAAGTACATCAGGGTCCTGGACACCTGCGGACCGCTGAGCGCGACGGCGCTCGGCAGCGTGCGTCTCGGGGGGAGCAACGGACAGCACGACTGCGTGACGCCGGGGTCGGGAGGAGCCGGGAACACACCGGCGTCGCGGTCCGCGTTCTACGAGCTGAACCGGATCGCGGAGCAGGCGCGAGGCTGGCTGCCGGACAACACGTGGCTCAAGGGGCAGCTCACGGCCAACGTGAACCTCGACCAGACCTGCAACGCCTTCTACGATTACGTGACGGTCAACTTCTTCAAGAGCGGCGGCGGCTGCCGGAACACCGGCGAGATCGCGGCGATCTTCGATCACGAGTGGGGACACGGCCTCGACGACAACGACGCCGGGGGCCTGCTCAGCAACTCCAGCGAGGCGTACGCCGACGTCGCCGCCATCTATCGGGACCAGGCATCCTGCGTGGGCTACGGTTTCTGGTCGACGTACGCCACGGGTTGCCCCGGGACGTCGGATGGCACGGGGATCAACGCGAACGAAGCCCAGGTGGGGACCGCTCACTGCGACACCGACTGCTCCGGCCTCAGGGACGCGGATTGGGCGAAGCACGTTCCGAACACGCCCGACACCGCCGTGGGATTCGTCTGCTCGAGCTGCGTCGCGGGTTCCGGGCCATGCGGGCGCGAGACGCACTGCGCCGCCGCCCCCGTCCGTCAGGCCGCCTGGGATCTCGTCGCGCGCGATCTGAGGGGCGCTCCGTTCCGATACGACTCGAGCACGGCCTTCCTGGTCGGCAACAAGCTGTTCTACCAGGGGAGCGGGAACGTCGGGGCGTGGCACGCGTGCACCTGCAAGAAGAAGACGTCGGACGGCTGCGCCTCCGACAGCGGCTACATGCAGTGGCTGGCCGCGGACGACGACGACGGGAACCTCGGCGACGGGACCCCCCACATGACCGCGATCCAGGCGGCCTTCAATCGGCACGGTATCGCCTGCGGCACTCCGACCCCCAGGAACAGCGGCTGCGCCGCCGGCCCCGCCACGGCGCCGGTGGTGACGGCCATCGCGGGGGACGAAAGGGTGTCGCTGTCCTGGAGCGCGGTGAGCGGCGCGTCGCGCTACTGGGTGCTCCGGACGGAGGGGCAGGCGGGCTGCGACTTCGGGAAGGTGAACCTGACCCCCGCCGGCGTCACCGGAACGGCGTACGAGGACACGGGGCTTCTCGACGGCAGGTCCTACGCCTACAACGTGGTGGCGGTGGGGTCCTCCTCGAACTGCTTCGGCCCGGCGAGCCCCTGCGTCGCGGCCACTCCCGTGGCGAGCTGCGCCCCGCCGGATCCGCCGAGCCTCCTCGCCCCACCGAGCGGCTCGACCGGCGTCGCGGTCGCGCCGACGCTCGACTGGAGCGACGTCTCGGGGGCGCTGTCCTACGACGTCGAGGTCGCGACCGATCCGGCGTTCGACGGCATCGTCGCGTCGTCCGAAGTGGCCGGCAGCGCCTGGAGCATTTCCCCGCCGCTCGACTACGCGGTCACGTACTACTGGCGAGCGCGGACGATCAGCGCCTGCGATCCCGGCGCCTACGGGGTCGTCTCCAGCTTCACGACCCTCCCTCCCCCGCCGGGGACGGCCAGCTACGATCCAACGCGGGGAGCGCCCCGGTGCTCGACCGTGAATCCCCTCTGCGACTCGTCGGTTCTCCTCCGCGGCCGGGATGGCCTCGGCCCGGAGGCGAACGCACCCAACACGATCGCCGGCGCCTGCGCGGACGGCACCTCCGGCGCGTTCCACGTGGAGGAGTCGAGCGATCGGATCCGGCTATCGACGGTGGACGCCGGCAACCTGCGGGAGGGGAAGACGGTGCGCATCGAGACGACCGTCTGGGCGGACCCGGCGCGCTACACCTCGGACCGGCTCGACCTGTACCACACGGCGAGCGTCGTCAACCCGAGCTGGGTCCTGCTCGGCACGCTCGCCCCGTCGTCAGGCGGCGCGCAGGTGCTCTCGAGCGAATTCAACCTGCCTTCGGGGCTCGAGCAGGCGATCCGCGCCCAGTTCCGATACGGCGGAAGCCCCACTCCCTGCAGTGCCGGAGCGTGGGACGACCACGACGATCTCGTGTTCGCGGTCGATCCCGGCTGCGGGGTGCCGACGGTGCCCGCGCTCGCGAGCCCCGGGAACGGGGCGATCGACGTTCCCATCGCGGCCCTCCTGGATTGGAGCGACTCCTCGGGATCCACATCCTACGAGGTGCAGGTCGCGACGGATTCCGCGTTCGGCAGCCTGGTCCGGTCGGAGAGCGGGCTCGCATCCAGCGCGTGGACCGTGGCCCCGGCCCTCGACTACAGCCGGACCTACTATTGGAGAGCCCGCGGCGTCAACGGCTGCGGCGCCGGGAGCTGGAGCGCGCCGCTCACCTTTACGACGACGGCAGTGCCGGTGCCCGACTTCTCGCTCCACTGCGGTCCGTCGTCGCTGACGGTGCCGAAGGGCCAGAGCGGCGCCGTCACCTGCACGGTGTCGTCGATCAACGGCTACGCCAAACCGGTCACGCTGACGGTCCAGGGTGTGCCGGCGAAGGTCACGTACGCGTTCGCCGTCAATCCCGTCCTGCCACAGGCGAACGGCTCGGCGAACAGCGTTCTCACGCTGACCGTTTCGAGCAGCGCGAAGACGGGAAGCTACGGGATCTTCGTCAACGGCGCGGACGGGGTCATCACGCGGTCCAGCTACTTGACCCTCACGGTCTCGACGAAGTAG
- a CDS encoding DUF4931 domain-containing protein, with amino-acid sequence MSELRHDPLSRRWVIIATERSRRPEDFLSPREPFPEPKFCPFCPGREDKTPPEITAIRPHGSPPNGPGWEARVFPNKYPALTIEGDLDRRAVGMYDRMRGIGAHEVIVETPRHDLHLADMEPVQIEKVLALCQDRLRDLMRDGRFKYSLLFKNHGAAAGAALPHPHLQIIATPVTPRAISVELESARQHYHLKERCIYCDLMLQEIETRERIVILDEHFAAFAPYASRFPFEMLIIPRRHCHSFAEEPGPVLAALSRCLQDLLARLKGVLRDPPYNFMLHTAPNTETLVRRRNYWDTLPLDFHWHIEVLPRLTRVAGFEWGSGFYINPTAPEEAAAFLREAIL; translated from the coding sequence ATGTCGGAACTGAGACACGACCCCCTCTCGCGGCGGTGGGTGATCATCGCGACGGAGCGGAGCCGCAGGCCCGAGGACTTCCTCTCGCCGCGGGAGCCCTTCCCCGAGCCGAAGTTCTGCCCGTTCTGCCCTGGGAGGGAGGACAAGACCCCGCCGGAGATCACCGCGATCCGCCCGCACGGCTCGCCTCCCAACGGGCCGGGGTGGGAGGCGCGGGTCTTCCCGAACAAGTACCCGGCCCTGACGATCGAGGGTGATCTTGATCGGCGCGCCGTCGGGATGTACGACCGGATGCGCGGGATCGGCGCCCACGAGGTGATCGTGGAGACGCCGCGGCACGACCTGCACCTCGCGGACATGGAGCCCGTCCAGATCGAGAAGGTTCTCGCGCTCTGCCAGGACCGGCTCCGGGACTTGATGCGGGACGGTCGATTCAAGTACTCCCTCCTGTTCAAGAACCACGGCGCGGCGGCAGGGGCCGCGCTTCCGCATCCCCACCTTCAGATCATCGCGACCCCGGTCACGCCCAGGGCGATCTCGGTGGAGCTCGAGTCGGCCCGCCAGCACTACCACCTGAAAGAGCGCTGCATCTACTGCGACCTCATGCTGCAGGAGATCGAGACGCGGGAGCGCATCGTGATCCTGGACGAGCACTTCGCGGCGTTCGCTCCGTACGCTTCCCGGTTCCCGTTCGAGATGCTGATCATCCCCAGGCGCCACTGCCATTCGTTCGCCGAGGAGCCGGGGCCGGTGCTCGCGGCGCTTTCCCGCTGCCTGCAAGACCTCCTGGCGCGGCTCAAGGGGGTGCTCCGCGACCCGCCGTACAACTTCATGCTCCACACCGCCCCCAACACCGAGACGCTGGTCCGCCGCAGGAACTACTGGGATACCCTGCCGCTGGACTTCCACTGGCACATCGAGGTCCTCCCGCGGCTGACCCGGGTCGCGGGGTTCGAGTGGGGGAGCGGCTTCTACATCAACCCGACCGCACCGGAGGAGGCCGCCGCGTTCCTCCGCGAGGCGATCCTCTGA
- the add gene encoding adenosine deaminase, whose product MRRIRTSDRAIAAIPKVELHQHLDGSIPVRTTWALMKRHGLNPVATEREMKRLLQLQPEDEGSLLSYLDKFHYPLWITQFYENITRVTRDILDEAYSHGVRTLELRYSPSIHTFGGLTLRQAIRAVLSAMNDAARRHEDLETGLIVISMRQHGPHIAKIIARQAIAEAQHLHERTGVIGFDLAGAERGNPPSLFREAYEIARRGGLGMTVHAGEDEGPDRIREAVDLLGADRIGHGCSAIRDRALLRRLARDRILVECCITSNFQTGAVRAGEVHPIFTFLEHGIPVAVCTDNTTVSGTDQTQENRLLLDRLSARDVAAIHRRAAEHSFIRRMPMFLERRGPLRSAARRG is encoded by the coding sequence ATGCGACGGATCAGGACCTCCGACCGGGCGATCGCCGCCATCCCGAAGGTCGAGCTGCACCAGCATCTCGACGGCTCCATCCCCGTTCGGACCACGTGGGCGCTCATGAAGCGTCACGGCCTCAACCCGGTGGCCACCGAGCGGGAGATGAAGCGGCTCCTGCAGCTTCAGCCCGAGGACGAGGGATCGCTCCTCTCGTACCTGGACAAGTTCCACTACCCCCTTTGGATCACCCAGTTCTACGAGAACATCACCCGGGTCACCCGGGACATCCTCGACGAGGCGTACTCCCACGGGGTGAGGACGCTGGAGCTGCGGTACTCGCCGTCGATCCACACGTTCGGAGGGCTGACCCTGAGGCAGGCCATCCGGGCGGTGCTCTCCGCCATGAACGACGCGGCGCGCCGGCACGAAGACCTCGAGACGGGGCTGATCGTGATCTCGATGCGCCAGCACGGCCCCCACATCGCCAAGATCATCGCCCGGCAGGCCATCGCGGAGGCCCAGCACCTCCACGAGCGAACCGGGGTGATCGGCTTCGACCTCGCAGGGGCGGAGCGGGGGAACCCCCCGAGCTTGTTCCGGGAAGCCTACGAGATCGCTCGCCGGGGAGGGCTCGGAATGACGGTCCACGCCGGGGAGGACGAGGGGCCGGACCGCATCCGGGAAGCGGTGGACCTGCTGGGCGCCGACCGGATCGGGCATGGCTGCTCGGCGATTCGGGACCGAGCGCTCCTGAGGCGCCTCGCGCGCGATCGGATCCTGGTCGAGTGCTGCATCACGTCGAACTTCCAGACCGGGGCGGTCCGTGCCGGCGAGGTCCATCCGATCTTCACGTTCCTCGAGCACGGGATCCCGGTGGCGGTGTGCACCGACAACACCACGGTGAGCGGAACCGACCAGACCCAGGAGAACCGGTTGCTGCTCGACCGGCTGAGCGCCCGGGACGTGGCGGCCATCCACCGCCGCGCGGCGGAGCACAGCTTCATCCGGCGGATGCCGATGTTCCTCGAGCGCCGAGGGCCGCTCCGCTCGGCCGCGCGCCGAGGCTGA
- a CDS encoding 6-phosphofructokinase yields MKTIGILTGGGDCPGLNAVIRAVVRRAASRGQRVLGIRKGWKGMIEGDRVELTLAATSGILHRGGTILGTSRTNPFKRPEDVSKVEENFGALGLDALVAVGGEDTLGVAARLASAGRPVVGVPKTIDNDLSGTDVTFGFDTAVSIAVEAVDRLHTTAESHDRTIVLEVMGRHAGWIALHTGLAGGADYILVPERAVDVEAVCGAILSRRARGKNFSIIVAAEGAVLPEGAVTKEVDKDAFGHVLLGGIGERLAKEIERRTGFETRSVALGHVQRGGTPTAYDRWLATRYGVLAADMVDEGKFGMMAALRGGRFEPVPLADAVARLRTVDASLLDLASVFFG; encoded by the coding sequence ATGAAGACGATCGGCATCCTGACCGGGGGCGGGGACTGCCCCGGCCTGAACGCGGTGATCCGGGCGGTGGTGAGGCGGGCCGCGTCCCGCGGCCAGCGCGTGCTCGGCATCCGCAAGGGCTGGAAGGGGATGATCGAGGGCGACCGGGTCGAGCTGACCCTGGCCGCCACGTCGGGGATCCTCCATCGCGGCGGCACGATCCTGGGGACGAGCCGCACCAACCCGTTCAAGAGGCCGGAGGACGTGAGCAAGGTGGAGGAGAACTTCGGGGCCCTCGGCCTCGACGCGCTCGTCGCCGTCGGCGGCGAGGACACGCTGGGGGTGGCCGCGCGGCTGGCCTCGGCCGGCCGCCCCGTGGTCGGCGTCCCGAAGACCATCGACAACGATCTGTCGGGGACCGACGTCACGTTCGGATTCGACACCGCCGTGTCCATCGCGGTCGAGGCCGTGGACCGGCTCCACACCACCGCCGAGTCCCACGACCGGACCATCGTCCTCGAGGTGATGGGACGGCACGCCGGCTGGATCGCGCTCCACACGGGCCTGGCCGGCGGCGCGGACTACATCCTGGTCCCGGAGCGGGCGGTCGACGTCGAGGCGGTGTGTGGCGCGATCCTGAGCCGGCGGGCGCGCGGCAAGAACTTCAGCATCATCGTCGCCGCCGAGGGCGCGGTCCTCCCCGAGGGAGCCGTGACCAAGGAGGTCGACAAGGACGCCTTCGGCCACGTGCTCCTGGGCGGGATCGGCGAGCGGCTCGCGAAGGAGATCGAGAGGCGCACCGGCTTCGAGACCCGCTCGGTCGCGCTCGGCCACGTGCAGCGCGGCGGCACCCCGACCGCGTACGACCGGTGGCTTGCGACCCGCTACGGAGTCCTCGCGGCCGACATGGTCGACGAGGGGAAGTTCGGCATGATGGCGGCGCTCAGGGGCGGGCGGTTCGAGCCCGTTCCCCTGGCGGACGCGGTCGCACGGCTCAGGACCGTGGACGCGTCGCTCCTGGATCTCGCGAGCGTATTCTTCGGCTAG
- a CDS encoding glycogen synthase produces MRILMASTELWPLAKVGGLADMVGSLSRALCALGHEVRCALPRFPEVEAALPAGAHEVNRTEVAVRLAKGRTAVIVSRCEGGALPSPVLLFAHELFRRPGIYVDPATRMGYPDNGLRWALFCRAIHAEIGDNGFVPDVVHAHDHQAALLPALIRWGPPVRDRRPATVFTAHNLGYQGIEPRSWIEDSGLPEGLDFPAGPLEYHGRVNLMKLGLESADLLTTVSPRYAVEIRSGPEFGAGLEGVLAARAGRLRGILNGIDVEAWNPATDSHLPFRYDPHRLASKGKVKAALLEETGLEPPARGVPLVGMVTRLVSQKGIDLVVPVLDAILRDGIQVVILGTGEARFETVLRETASEHPGRLAFLSGQDEGIAHRIEAGSDMFLMPSRYEPCGLNQMYSLRYGTVPLVRAVGGLGDTVVDLDEDPDRANGFVFRAYEPAELLKTVRRAARAFRDRKLWRGLMIRGMAADFSWERPARQYVAAYAEAMSARVPNPPEAMWKAK; encoded by the coding sequence GTGCGCATCCTGATGGCCTCCACGGAGCTGTGGCCGCTGGCCAAGGTCGGCGGGCTCGCCGACATGGTGGGATCGCTCTCCCGCGCGCTCTGCGCTCTCGGGCACGAGGTCCGCTGCGCCCTGCCGCGCTTCCCGGAGGTCGAAGCCGCGCTCCCGGCGGGCGCCCACGAGGTGAACCGCACCGAGGTCGCGGTGCGCCTGGCCAAGGGGCGCACGGCGGTGATCGTCTCGCGGTGCGAGGGAGGGGCGCTCCCGTCGCCCGTGCTCCTGTTCGCCCACGAGCTGTTCCGGCGTCCCGGGATCTACGTGGACCCGGCCACCCGGATGGGTTACCCGGACAACGGGCTGCGCTGGGCGCTCTTCTGCCGGGCGATCCACGCGGAGATCGGCGACAACGGCTTCGTGCCCGACGTCGTCCACGCCCACGACCACCAGGCGGCCCTGCTCCCCGCACTGATCCGGTGGGGGCCGCCGGTCCGCGACCGGCGTCCCGCCACGGTCTTCACCGCGCACAACCTCGGATACCAGGGGATCGAGCCGCGGTCCTGGATCGAGGACTCGGGGCTCCCAGAGGGCCTCGATTTCCCGGCCGGCCCTCTCGAGTACCATGGCCGGGTCAACCTGATGAAGCTCGGTCTCGAGTCGGCGGACCTCTTGACCACGGTCTCCCCGCGCTACGCCGTGGAGATCCGAAGCGGGCCGGAGTTCGGGGCCGGGCTCGAGGGGGTTCTGGCCGCGAGAGCCGGACGCCTTCGCGGGATCCTGAACGGGATCGATGTCGAAGCCTGGAATCCCGCGACGGATTCTCACTTACCGTTCCGCTACGACCCTCACCGCCTCGCGAGCAAGGGGAAGGTCAAGGCCGCGCTGCTCGAGGAGACCGGTCTCGAGCCGCCCGCCCGCGGGGTTCCCCTCGTGGGCATGGTCACGCGCCTCGTGTCCCAGAAGGGGATCGACCTCGTGGTTCCGGTGCTCGACGCGATCCTCCGCGACGGGATCCAGGTCGTGATCCTCGGGACGGGAGAGGCGAGGTTCGAGACGGTGCTCCGCGAGACCGCGTCGGAGCACCCCGGCCGTCTCGCGTTCCTTTCGGGGCAGGACGAGGGAATCGCCCATCGGATCGAGGCCGGCTCGGACATGTTCCTGATGCCGTCCCGCTACGAGCCCTGCGGCCTCAACCAGATGTACAGCCTGCGCTACGGTACGGTGCCGCTGGTTCGGGCGGTGGGCGGCCTGGGGGACACCGTGGTGGACCTCGACGAGGACCCGGATCGGGCCAACGGGTTCGTGTTCCGGGCGTACGAGCCGGCGGAGCTGCTCAAGACCGTGCGTCGGGCGGCTCGCGCGTTTCGCGATCGGAAGCTCTGGCGTGGACTCATGATCCGCGGGATGGCGGCCGACTTCTCCTGGGAGCGCCCGGCGAGACAATACGTGGCGGCGTACGCGGAGGCGATGAGCGCTCGCGTTCCGAACCCGCCGGAGGCGATGTGGAAGGCGAAATGA
- a CDS encoding glycoside hydrolase, whose protein sequence is MSSDRPPIRLVLLWHFHQPDYTDSLTGAAAMPWTRLHALKDYVDVTEHLVRHPGVRATVNVVPSLLDQIRDIADGTAPPDPFLAIAERPASSLSPDERRFVVSQFFSFNRDTMAKGLRRVMELSALRGDYGIEDLPAAVVDRFDEAAIRDMQVLFHLVWCGPILRADPRVRALRDKGQRYTEDEKRTLLTIQRDFLRDVLPRWKRLLEAGNVEFSVTPYYHPILPLLCGLDSAREALPGIRLPAAAFRHAEDARLQLEQALGAFEKGFGRRAAGGWPSEGSISEASLGLMADAGYRWAASDEDVLFGSLGESVPADRAEVRRGTLLYRPWKHGRGPVLLFRDHDLSDRIGFVYSAWSAATAVEDFIRRLHHLRAALPPEEGPYTVSVILDGENAWEYYPDNGQVFLDSLYAALESDPGVVTLAARDAADPAAARTLPRVVAGSWIGRNLATWIGHPEKNRAWELLAETREAIAKARGAPSFADPAWRAVFAAEGSDWFWWFGDDHPTPHAAEFDAGFRRKLRAAHRFAGLEPPAVLTEPIRRSTARGFVPPTGPVRASVDGRVTDYFEWLPAGRAAAASGAMQSATRLVREVRFGRDDACLFLRLDPFDAPASASLGGGVLIVRVPGEPERTVRVPLPERGEGRAGEVRVAVDRIVEAAVPVAMLAGPGEALRFQVEVEKGQGGSQRVPAEGSLTIPAAADDPSQFDWIL, encoded by the coding sequence ATGTCTTCCGATCGACCACCGATCCGGCTGGTGCTCCTCTGGCACTTCCACCAGCCGGATTACACGGACAGCCTGACGGGCGCCGCGGCGATGCCGTGGACCCGCCTCCACGCCCTCAAGGACTACGTGGACGTCACCGAGCACCTGGTCCGGCATCCCGGCGTCCGGGCGACGGTCAACGTGGTGCCGTCGCTCCTCGACCAGATCCGCGACATCGCCGACGGCACCGCCCCTCCCGACCCCTTCCTGGCGATCGCCGAGCGTCCCGCGTCGTCGCTCTCCCCCGACGAGCGGCGGTTCGTGGTCAGCCAGTTCTTCTCCTTCAACCGGGACACGATGGCCAAGGGCTTGAGGCGGGTCATGGAGCTCTCGGCCCTTCGCGGCGACTACGGGATCGAGGACCTTCCCGCCGCGGTCGTGGACCGGTTCGACGAGGCCGCGATCCGCGACATGCAGGTGCTCTTCCATCTGGTCTGGTGCGGGCCGATCCTGAGGGCCGATCCGCGGGTGCGCGCGCTCCGGGACAAGGGCCAGCGCTACACCGAGGACGAGAAGAGGACCCTGCTCACGATCCAGCGCGATTTCCTCAGGGACGTGCTGCCCCGGTGGAAACGCCTACTGGAGGCGGGGAACGTGGAGTTCTCGGTCACCCCTTACTACCACCCGATCCTGCCGCTCCTGTGCGGGCTCGACTCGGCGCGGGAGGCGCTGCCGGGGATCCGGTTGCCGGCCGCGGCGTTCCGGCACGCCGAGGACGCTCGGCTCCAGCTCGAGCAGGCCCTCGGGGCTTTCGAGAAGGGGTTCGGGCGGCGCGCCGCCGGTGGCTGGCCTTCTGAGGGATCGATCTCGGAAGCTTCGCTCGGCCTCATGGCCGACGCTGGCTACCGGTGGGCCGCGAGCGACGAGGACGTCCTGTTCGGGTCGCTGGGAGAGTCGGTCCCGGCGGATCGCGCGGAGGTGAGGCGCGGAACGCTCCTCTATCGCCCCTGGAAGCACGGGCGCGGGCCGGTGCTGCTCTTCCGCGATCACGACCTGTCGGACCGGATCGGCTTCGTGTACTCGGCCTGGTCGGCGGCGACCGCGGTCGAAGACTTCATCCGGCGGCTCCACCACTTGCGCGCGGCGCTCCCGCCGGAGGAGGGGCCGTACACGGTCTCGGTGATCCTCGACGGCGAGAACGCCTGGGAGTACTACCCCGACAACGGACAGGTGTTCCTCGACTCGCTCTACGCCGCGCTCGAGTCCGACCCGGGCGTCGTCACCCTGGCGGCCCGGGACGCGGCCGACCCGGCGGCGGCCAGGACGCTGCCGCGGGTCGTCGCCGGCTCCTGGATCGGGCGGAACCTCGCCACGTGGATCGGCCACCCGGAGAAGAACCGGGCCTGGGAGCTTCTGGCGGAGACGCGCGAGGCGATCGCGAAGGCGCGGGGGGCGCCGAGCTTCGCCGATCCGGCGTGGCGAGCGGTGTTCGCCGCCGAAGGGAGCGATTGGTTCTGGTGGTTCGGCGACGACCACCCGACGCCGCACGCGGCGGAGTTCGACGCGGGGTTCCGGCGGAAGCTCCGCGCCGCGCACCGCTTCGCGGGGCTCGAGCCCCCCGCGGTCCTGACCGAGCCGATCCGCAGGAGCACGGCGCGGGGGTTCGTGCCTCCCACCGGCCCGGTCCGGGCGAGCGTGGACGGTCGGGTCACCGACTACTTCGAGTGGCTCCCGGCGGGCCGCGCCGCGGCGGCGTCGGGAGCGATGCAGTCGGCGACGCGGCTCGTTCGGGAAGTGCGCTTCGGGCGGGACGACGCGTGCCTCTTCCTGAGGCTCGATCCTTTCGATGCGCCGGCTTCGGCGAGCCTGGGCGGCGGCGTGCTGATCGTGCGCGTTCCCGGCGAGCCCGAGCGGACCGTACGTGTCCCCCTCCCCGAGCGCGGCGAGGGAAGGGCCGGCGAGGTGCGGGTCGCGGTGGACCGGATCGTCGAGGCGGCCGTGCCGGTCGCGATGCTCGCGGGCCCGGGCGAGGCGCTGCGGTTTCAAGTGGAGGTCGAGAAGGGGCAAGGAGGATCGCAACGCGTTCCCGCCGAGGGGAGCCTGACGATCCCGGCCGCGGCGGACGACCCCTCGCAATTCGACTGGATTCTCTAG